One Eurosta solidaginis isolate ZX-2024a chromosome 5, ASM4086904v1, whole genome shotgun sequence DNA segment encodes these proteins:
- the LOC137253672 gene encoding glutaminyl-peptide cyclotransferase-like — protein MASSSNFITFFILIISVCVKQHLCVEYPVGLDCKRKHPVYELPEKEFSKYGKLKDVDHLRNAVKNMLITRVVGTGGHTRVREYIRDNLHQMEWSVEYDTFRETVPILKKVQFHNIIAKLNPDAKRFLVLTCHYDSQYFKYNIFVGAIHAVPCAMLLNMAHVLQAALEPFRKTELSLMFIFFDGKESIVAESNGLYGARNLVNRWTKDGTLNKLDILVTLDKIGSADTTLNSFFANTEAWFSRFIALQGRLSNSKMLGCSNPRRYFETNPIRSHHIEGDHEPFLQQKVPILHLTPKIRPREWHTEEDNGSNIDYFVTEDISRIIRLFIMEYLYSGIIN, from the exons ATGGCAAGCAGCTCAAATTTTATCACCTTCTTCATACTAATCATCAGTGTATGTGTTAAACAGCATTTGTGTGTTGAATATCCTGTGGGACTCGACTGTAAG AGGAAGCATCCTGTTTACGAGCTACCTGAAAAAGAATTCTCAAAATATGGAAAACTTAAAGACGTGGATCATTTACGTAATGCAGTGAAAAATATGCTTATAACACGTGTGGTTGGCACAGGCGGGCATACGCGAGTACGCGAGTACATCAGAGATAATTTACATCAGATGGAATGGTCTGTTGAGTATGATACATTTCGTGAGACAGTGCCTATTTTGAAAAAAGTACAATTTCATAACATAATTGCAAAACTTAATCCAGATGCGAAACGGTTTCTAGTGCTAACCTGCCATTATGATAgtcaatattttaaatataatatatttgtaGGCGCTATACACGCAGTACCATGCGCTATGCTACTTAATATGGCGCACGTTTTACAGGCAGCGCTTGAACCGTTTCGTAAAACAGAACTCAGTTTAATGTTTATTTTCTTTGATGGTAAAGAGTCTATCGTGGCGGAGTCCAATGGCCTTTATGGGGCTCGTAATTTAGTTAACCGTTGGACAAAGGATGgtactttaaataaattggatATATTAGTAACACTGGATAAGATTGGTTCAGCCGATACGACATTGAATAGTTTCTTTGCAAATACTGAAGCATGGTTTTCACGTTTTATTGCGTTGCAAGGGCGCTTGTCAAATTCCAAAATGTTAGGTTGCTCAAATCCAAGGCGCTACTTTGAAACTAATCCAATACGTTCTCATCATATTGAGGGTGATCATGAACCATTCCTACAACAGAAAGTACCAATATTGCATCTAACACCAAAGATTCGCCCACGCGAATGGCATACTGAAGAAGATAACGGGTCAAATATTGATTATTTTGTTACGGAAGATATATCGCGTATAATACGTTTATTTATAATGGAATACCTGTACAGCGGTATAATTAACTGA